Part of the Methylocystis rosea genome is shown below.
CGCGACTCTGATGCCTCGCGGCCTCGGCGTCGGCCTCGGCGACGCCGCGCTCCAGATCGCGCTCGCCCCAGAACTTAAATTCCTTTTCGACGCCGATCCAAGGTTGGCCGACGCCGCGTCCATTCACGTCCCATGCTTGCAGCGTTACCGTCGGATCGGCCAGCACGCCAACTGCGCCCACTTTTTGCGCGGCCGCGTTGGCAGCCAGCGCAGACCCCGCCAATTCGCTGCTAAGCTGTCGCGCCAACGCGCCAACGCTGTCGACGTTCACGCCGGGAACTTCGCACTCCTTCGCCGCGATCGGAACTGTCCACGGCAAGTCCATGACCGGTCCAATCGCGGCGAGGCGGCCAAGGCGTCGAACTACTCTCATGGCGCCGCCTTTAAGACGAGCCGATTTTCGAGCGTACCGGTCTCGCCCTGGACTTTCGCCGCCAGCGAAACTCTCCACTTCCCCTCCATCGACAGATCGAGCTTGAAGCGATAGACGCCAAGTTCCGCGCTCGGCAGAGGCTCGATGCTGGCCGTCATCATCTCCATGCCGTCGGGCGCCATGTCGAGCCGCGTCGCGAAAATCACCGCGCCAGGAACAAGCTTGCCGTCTGGCTTGTGAATAAGGCGCACCGAGACGATTGCGTCACCCTTCTTGATGCCCTTTTCGATAAGCGTGAATTCGTAATCCTTGATGTCGGCTTGCGCCATTGGGACGCCGCCAAGCATTAAGGCGAGAGCAGTCAGGGCGACGACAGGGACGTGAGGCGAGTTCACAAACGGCATGAGGTCAACACAAGCCTTTCCTTGGCTCTTGGTCTCTCCGAACGCGCAAGCGCGCCAATAATGATGGGGGAACGCGAGTAAAACGCTGTTGGGCGCGCCAGGGCCAGCGATGATCACCGACCGTGATCCGGAGCACGACAAGCGTCGGAAGCGTCGCTCAAACGCTTTTTTCGCTGGTAAGCTGCCTGTAATCGACCACAATCACGACCGCCTCAGCACGCCGAAACTCACCATTTCATGCGGAAGTTGACGACTCTCACTACGCCGCGGCGATGCTCGCACTGGATATCGAGTTCATCGCCCTCGTGGAGCGACGCGAGAGAGGCAGCATCTGCTACAGGGATGTTTTGTATCGTCATCGCCGGCATCCGGATCTGCGGAATGGCCCCATGTGAAACCGTGATGCGACTCGCGGGAAGATCGACTTTCCGGACAACGACGCGTACCCACGGCGCTCCCTCGGAGTTCGCTTGGGTTGGCTGCTGGTTGGCGATACGTTTGTACCAATCGACGCATGAAGACGGCGGTCGCCAATGGCGAATGCCGCGCGTAGCCTCCGTCGGGCTCAGCGTCACAAAGCATCCACCATGATTTGACCCTTGTTCCTGTGCGAGGCCGGTTAGTGTCGTCGCCGCCAGGGCGGCGCCCGCGAGCGCCAAAGGTTTCAGGACCTTCATCATCGGTTTCACTCCTCTTAAACTCGGCTTTTCAGGCGACGTCGCTCGCCTGAGCCCTAAAGGCAGAGCGTGCGTGGGCGGAACGCGTGGACCAATAGTGCGCGCTGATAATTGGCAACGCCACTAATAATAGAGACGTAAGTTCGAGTATGGAACGAGTCAATGGCGTCAAACAAAAATAATTACATAGTATTATGTAAAGTACATCGCGCGCAGATACTCATTCTCCTGACGCGTATTATTGCGCAGACAGCATGAATTAGACGGCTTGTGATCTTTGGGTCGGGGCTGTCCACAACGCGTCCCAGCTCGCGCGCCGCTTGGCGGGACGCGCCAACGGGTGGCGTCCGACGTCCGGGCGTCGCGCTACTGCGGCCGACTATTGCGGCGTTAGGCGATTGGAGGCCGAAGGTCCGGCGGGCCGGAAAGGCCGCAGCGCTCATGGTCGTCACGCGGCGTCAATGGCGATGCACACGTCGCAATTATCGAAGTAATAACGGTTTCGTGCGGCGGCAGGATGGTTTGCGTCAGCCCGCACGTCAGCGTCGCGCAGCCGAGAGCGCCAGCGTCGTCACCATTCATGCTTTCGAGGCAATCATCCATATTCATCATGCCAACCATGCCATCACACTGGTGGGTGGCTTTGGACGCCCAAGCGCCGCTCATGCCGCTAGTCAATACGGCCAGCAAGGCGAGGAGGATGATAAATGATTGCGCCCGATGAGACATGTTCGCCAACTCTTAGAGAGTGAGAGGATATAATCCGAGCCGCGTCCCGATTCAACCCGAGCCCATCGTTCTTGCCGCGTCGCGCATTTTCGACTCGAATTTGGCGGGCCGGTGAAATTTAAGGGCGATCGCCTAAATTTTAGGCGACGTCCTGTTGCGGCTCCTCGTTTGGCTCGGCCAAAGGGACAATTCGCATGACTGAGAATAATACTTCGGGAAACGACGCATACCGAAAGGCGTTGCACAAGGCGCAGGTGGAGCTCGTCAAATTCCACAAGCACGTCATCGAAAACGATCGCAAGATACTGGTCATTTTGGAAGGCCGGGACGCGGCCGGCAAAGACGGGACGGCCAAGCGCATCACCGAGCATCTCAGTCCGCGCGAATCGCGAATCGTCGCGCTCGGCAAGCCCTCAGACCAAGATCGAAAATCCTGGTATTTTCAACGCTATGTGCCACATTTGCCGAGTAGCGGCGAGATCGTGATCTTCAACCGCAGCTGGTACAATCGTGCTGGCGTCGAACGTGTCATGGGCTTCTGCACGAATGAAGAATATGAGCAGTTCGTGCACACAGTGCCGATATATGAGCAATTGCTCGTCCATTGCGGCGTCACGATCATCAAATATTATCTCGACATCAGCCGTGACGAACAGGAAAGGCGGCTCAAGCGCCGACGAGAAGACCCGTTGCGCCAGTGGAAAATTAGTCCCGTCGATGAAAAGGCGCTAAGCCACTGGAAGGATTATTCGCAAGCGCGCAACGAGATGCTCCTGAGAACGCACAGCGTGTTCGCCCCTTGGACGCTTGTGAAAGCCGACGACAAAAAATCCGCGCGTCTTAATATCATTCGCGATCTCTTATCGCGCTGTGAATACGCCGGCAAAGGCGGCCATGGCGAATTTCCTGATCCCAATCAAGTCTTTCTCTTCGATGAGCTTCTCCTGACAAAAGGCGTGATTACATCCTGAGATAACTCCGGCCGCCTGGCTGTCGTCGCGCATCTCGCGCGACATGGCGATTTTGGCGCGCTGAGTTCATTCGGCCAGAGGGCTGACATGGGCTTCTGTCTTCGCGCAACCATCAAACGATGGCGCTATCGTTCGCGTCGCCAATGACGAGGCCCTTTGCGCCTGCCAACATTTGTGCGCCTTCTGACCAACCATCCGCTGCTGCGGAAGTCTTGTTGCTATTGCAAACGGCGTTTCAAAAATGGCGGCGAAGCTCATTTCTTCCATTTGATCACGCCAGACGCGCGCAGTTTCGAATATTTGCGAGACCTGCGCGATAGCCGCCCGTTCTCGAACTATGAAGTCGCTGTTATCGGCCACGGGATGGCGATGATCTCGGATCGCCTCAGCCAGCAGTTCGATTCCGCGCATCATCGGGCAGAACCGCTCCGACAGCAGATACCGACTTGTGCGCATAGGATGGATCCAGTGTAGAATGTTTGCAGTCCAAGGATTTGAAAGCGCCTGCACCCACGGGCTAATGACGGCGGCATAGATCGAATCGGCGATCTCCGAGACGGCGCGAACGTGTTCGAAGGCCTTTACCGGATGGGCGAATTTCAAGGCGGAGACCTCGCGTGGTTCGAACCGGACCGAATAGTTCGGCTTATGGCAATCCCGCTGGCCCGTTGGATTGTCGATTTTCATTTCATAGAGCCCCGGCGCCAGCGCTTCGATGTCTGCGAGGCTTTCCAGGATCGCGCGATGCTCGAACCGCGCGACTGACGCCGAGACGAAAATGCCGAGATGTCCAACGTGCGGATTGATGAGATAGACGATCCGCTGCCCAGCGCGTTTAAGATCGTCCGTGTCCTCATATACAGCGGGGATCCAGCCGAGCGCCTGATGCGGCGGCGTGATATTATCGCCATAGGAGGCGAAGATCACCAAGGGGTTCCGGATCTTACGTAGATCGGCGAAGCAGCCTTCGCAGATCCGAAACAAGCCCTGTTCGAGTTGATTGCCGATGAACAAGTTCTCGACGATGGCAAGAATCTCCTCGCGACTCAAGCTATGAAAGCCGCTCCACCAGCGTTCGAAATCAAGAAAGCGCTCGCGCTCGGTGTCAATGTGGGTGAAGAGCCGCGCGTATTTGTCCCAGAGCGCGTTTCCGGGATTCAACGTCTCGAAGTTCTGTGCGAGCCAGGCGCCATCGAAGCGCCCGTTGCCCAGATCGGCAAATAGATGCGCGAGCCATGCGCCGCCAAGTAGGCCACCAGCGAGTCGCGCCGGGTTGACGCCCGATTCCCCTGACCAATAGGACAGCGGCGATCCATTAAGAACAGCGGGTCCAACGAGGCCCTGGCAGTCGGCCGCAAGCAAGGCGATCGCCCAGCCGGCCTGGCAATTGCCGTAGAGCACCGGTCGTTTGCCGGGATGGCGCCTCGCGACCTGTTCGACGAAGCGCCGCAGCGCGTGCAGCACGTCGGCGAGGGTCTGGCCGTCGCAAGGCTCGGGAAAGAAGATCACGAAATAAACCGGATGCCCTTCGAGCAGCGCCATTCCCACTTCGGACTCGCGCTTGAATCCGCCGATGCCTGGCCCGTGGCCAGCGCGTGGGTCGACAATTATGACGGGAGCCTTTTCCTCATTGACGCAGTCGCTTGCGCGACAACCCTGTGCCTCGGTGATGCGCAGCAGCGCGTAATTGGCCGGTTTCTCGAAAGCGCGCGCGTCGAGGAGCAGCTCCCATTTGAAGTCGAGGAGGGCCGGCAGGCCAAGCCGTTCGTGTTCGAGCAGATTGTCTGCGCGCTGGCGCAACGTGTCCCAAAAGAGAATACCCCGTTCGATAACATCACACTGGTAGGCAAGGAAACTGGCGAACGAATCGCTTTTCGCTTCAGCCGAGGCCGCCGAAATGACGCTCACGCCGCCGCCCGCTTGCGCGAGGGAAGAGAGCGAGCTCTCACCTGGGCTCTCGTCGCCGACCTTGTTGGTGGAAGCCATTGCCGTGATCCTTTAAGAACCGCGTCCGCCAAGGCGGAACAGCTCAAAGCTGATTTTCAAGGTTGGCGGAATCCGTTTTCGGACAGTTTGCCAACAAAAGCCTGCATGTTGCCCATGCGGACCCCGTAGGGGGATCTCCGAACCGTTCGAGTGAGTCCTGTTCGTTGCGCGCCAGACGCGCGCAACTTTAAATCATCACGGGCGACATAACGAGTCGGGATCAAGCGGTATTCGCGAAACTGCCCGATCTCAGGATCGAGACGACCGAGCAGGTTGCCCATCTGCCTAGTGTACCAGATCGCCCTATCGCTCGTTGCGAGAGAAACGTACGGGAGCGAGCCGGAGGTTGGCACGCGCGCCATTCCTTGAAGGCGACATGAATGTCGTGAACAACGACGCCTGCGATCGAAGCGTCGCTTTGGAAGCTGTTTCCAGTCGGCGAAACAACGCTCATTGCGACCGCGAGGGTCACCAATAACTCGTTTCTTGCGGAACATCGGCATTTTTTCTTCTCGAGGCCTGTCCGCGCATGCTCTTCCCCGTTTGCCGCAGGCGTGGCCGGAGGTGCAGCAAGGGTTAAGGCGGCCATGGCGGAAGCCGCGGCATAGCGCATGCCGTGGAGCCGTGCGCCTAATGTACTTTCCGGACGATCATGAAAGGATCGGTGTCGGGCGATTTGACGCGCCATTGGTAACCGGCGAATAGACCATCAGCCGACAGTTTGCTTTGCGCATTATGCTTAAGAAGCTCGACGCCTCTCTGCAGAGCCACGATGAGCGCGCCGTCGATTTGCGCGTCCGTCCCAGAGAGTTGACACGGGGCAGTTGCGTCCGGACGGGAACCTCCAATTGCGATGGCGCCGTCGGACTGCGACCTGATGCTGAACACCTTCATTTCGCGAGACGGGAAGAACGACGATTCCCCCTGGCGCGAGAGCGCTCCAAGATAACCGCATAGCGCCCCCGGCCCACATAGTCAGCTTTTCGAAAACCCTTATGACGCAACTGAACGGCGGCGTCATTGAGTTGCGCTTCCATGTGCGCGTCCGGGCACCCCCGTTCTGCCTGTATCAGCGCAGGCACGAATATTAGGACGCCATCGTAAGAATAGGTGTAACTTCCATCGGCGTGAATTTCGACCCGCATCGAATTGCTCCGGGGCGAGCGTTCGAAAGAAGTTGCGCCTTTCAACCCCCGTACTCGTTTAACCCTATTTAGGGCCATATCCACTGGGGAGACGGTCGAACGTGCCCGAACTGTTCTGAGCTTGAGCTACAGGTCGGCCAGAGCGCACCTCATGGGGAAGCGAGATAACAATCCTCGTTTTGTCCGTCGCGCCGTGATCCACACATTGCCGAGCCGTGTGTTTCAGAGTGGATAGAAATATAGAGACGGGCAGGGGATTCGCTGCGCATCTAGGGGGCCGCCTTCGAACTCAAGGCCGACAGGCCGGTTCCACCGACCAGAACAATGTTGCGTTATTGGCGATGAAGGAGCCGCCAGCCAGATCGCGCACCAGTCCCAAGTCGATCGGCGTGTCCTCGAATGCAAAGTCGTCGACATCCTAGCCAAAGGGCATCTTGGCGACAGTCATATCGGATTGAGCGCGCCTGCTTCACCGATATCTCCGCCTTGAGGTGATCGCCGACGAGGCGTTGCGGCTCATGTTTTCATATGAGCGCCGTAACGAGCGTCTCGGCGCCCCCCGCCGCTGACGATGACGCGGCGCGCGAGGCTTGGCTTGGCGAGTTGTCAAAGGTCTGCGAGACCGCAAGGAGGTCTGCAGCATCCATCGCCGCCGACCGAGAGAGCGACCGCACGCACACCGAGGTCCAGGCTTGGCTCAGGCGCTTGGTTAGCCGCCAACGATCGCGGCCGTATCCATAACGGAGGACAAACGGGCGCGCCGAATGCTTAGAGTGGCTTCCTGTTTCAATAAAAAACGCCCCCAGCGCGGACTCGATCCGTCTCATTGCCATCTTGTGGATCGATAGGGACCGCACCCGCGTGGTGGCGGCGTTCGAGGTAGAGCGGCCGGCTGCGCGATCATCCATCGGGAGAAAGTTTCGGGGCAAAAGCGGATTGCAAGGATTTGGGGAGGCTTCTCAAGTTCCGTGCTTCCGGCGACGCTGCAGTGGTGACCAGGATCGAACGCCCGCTCGACTTTTCGAGTCGTTCGCGATCGTCAAACGCATCGTGAGAGTGGGGACAGTCCTGGAGCTTTGCCGAACCATGGACGGACACCTCCATAAGCGCGGACCGCGGATGATCGGCGTGCTAGGCGGCCTGGCCGGGGTGGAGCCTGACTTGATCCGGAATTTCCCGGCCCAGCCGGTCCGACCTCGGGGCATGTTCAGACCCGTGCATGCGCTAGCGAAGGGCGGGCGTGGGCAAGGGGCGCGGCCAGCGCGTGGGGTGACCGGCGAAGATGACCCTCGCGCAGAGACAGGTGTGAGTGCCGGACGCGAGCAGAGGAGGGATCCACGGCCGATCCTGACCGCTTCTGGGGGCAGTGCCGACGCATCTACAGGGCCGCCGCCAATGGTCGAGGCTGTGCGGCAGCCGAACAAGCGCACACCGGCCTGGCCGAGTTCGTGCGCCGCAAGGCCTTCGAGTCGACCGCAGCCGCAGTTCCCAGTCGGCCCGACCCACTTAGCAGTCAGGCTTCTCGGCCGGCTCGCTCTCAAGAAGGAATTTCAGGGAAAGAGGACGCTACATCCCCCCGCGCCCGATGAAACGCAATAACAGGGAACAATATATCCGATTCCGGGAAGCCTCTCTCACGAACTCACACATCATTTTTGCCAGAGGGCGAGGTCGC
Proteins encoded:
- a CDS encoding copper-binding protein, giving the protein MMKVLKPLALAGAALAATTLTGLAQEQGSNHGGCFVTLSPTEATRGIRHWRPPSSCVDWYKRIANQQPTQANSEGAPWVRVVVRKVDLPASRITVSHGAIPQIRMPAMTIQNIPVADAASLASLHEGDELDIQCEHRRGVVRVVNFRMKW
- a CDS encoding DUF3141 domain-containing protein, whose protein sequence is MASTNKVGDESPGESSLSSLAQAGGGVSVISAASAEAKSDSFASFLAYQCDVIERGILFWDTLRQRADNLLEHERLGLPALLDFKWELLLDARAFEKPANYALLRITEAQGCRASDCVNEEKAPVIIVDPRAGHGPGIGGFKRESEVGMALLEGHPVYFVIFFPEPCDGQTLADVLHALRRFVEQVARRHPGKRPVLYGNCQAGWAIALLAADCQGLVGPAVLNGSPLSYWSGESGVNPARLAGGLLGGAWLAHLFADLGNGRFDGAWLAQNFETLNPGNALWDKYARLFTHIDTERERFLDFERWWSGFHSLSREEILAIVENLFIGNQLEQGLFRICEGCFADLRKIRNPLVIFASYGDNITPPHQALGWIPAVYEDTDDLKRAGQRIVYLINPHVGHLGIFVSASVARFEHRAILESLADIEALAPGLYEMKIDNPTGQRDCHKPNYSVRFEPREVSALKFAHPVKAFEHVRAVSEIADSIYAAVISPWVQALSNPWTANILHWIHPMRTSRYLLSERFCPMMRGIELLAEAIRDHRHPVADNSDFIVRERAAIAQVSQIFETARVWRDQMEEMSFAAIFETPFAIATRLPQQRMVGQKAHKCWQAQRASSLATRTIAPSFDGCAKTEAHVSPLAE
- the ppk2 gene encoding polyphosphate kinase 2 → MTENNTSGNDAYRKALHKAQVELVKFHKHVIENDRKILVILEGRDAAGKDGTAKRITEHLSPRESRIVALGKPSDQDRKSWYFQRYVPHLPSSGEIVIFNRSWYNRAGVERVMGFCTNEEYEQFVHTVPIYEQLLVHCGVTIIKYYLDISRDEQERRLKRRREDPLRQWKISPVDEKALSHWKDYSQARNEMLLRTHSVFAPWTLVKADDKKSARLNIIRDLLSRCEYAGKGGHGEFPDPNQVFLFDELLLTKGVITS
- a CDS encoding FixH family protein, translating into MAQADIKDYEFTLIEKGIKKGDAIVSVRLIHKPDGKLVPGAVIFATRLDMAPDGMEMMTASIEPLPSAELGVYRFKLDLSMEGKWRVSLAAKVQGETGTLENRLVLKAAP